The genome window GAACGACTGCTCCACCTCCCCCAGCACGTTGTCGTAGCGCCGCGTCTTGTAGCCGTTGCTGGTGCTCTCGGTATTGCCGTGCATCGCATCGCATACCCAAAGCACGCGGCGGCCATCGCGCTTCACCGCATCCAGCAGCGGCGGCAGTTTCTGCGCGATCTGCGCCGCGCCCATGCGGTGGATGAAGGTCAGCCGGCCGGGTTCGTCCTCGGGATTGAGCACGTCGATCAGGCGCAGCAACTGGTCCGGCTGCGCCGACGGCCCGACCTTGATCGCGATCGGGTTGCGGATGCCACGGAAATACTCCACGTGCGCGCCGTCCAGTGCCGCGGTGCGCATGCCGATCCACGGATAATGCGTGCTGAGGTTGAACCAGCCCCATTGCCGCGGCACCTGGCGGGTCAGCGCTTCCTCGTACGGCAGCAGCAGCGCTTCGTGCGAAGTGTAGAAATCGACCCGGTTGAGGTTGTACAGCTGCGCGCCGGACAGGGTCTCCATGAAGCGCACCGCGTCGCCGATCGAGGACACCATCTTCTGGTAGTCCTCGGCCAGCGGCGAGTAGCCGACCCAGCTCAGGTTCCAGTACTCGGGATGGTGCAGGTCGGCGAAGCCGCCATCGATCAGCGCACGCACGAAATTCATCGTCATCGCCGAACGCGAGTGCGCGGTGATCATCCGCCGCGGATCGGGCACGCGCGCCTGCGCGGTGAACTCCGGGCCATTGACCACGTCGCCGCGGTAGCTCGGCAGAGTCACCCCGTCGCGGGTCTCGGTATCGGCCGAGCGCGGCTTGGCGTACTGACCGGCGTAACGTCCCACCCGCACCACCGGCAGGCGCAAGCCGTGCACCAGCACTAGGCTCATCTGCAGCAGCACCTTGAGTCGGTTGGAGATCGTGGCGGACTCGCAATCGCTGAAGTTCTCCGCGCAATCGCCGCCCTGCAGCAGAAAACGCTTGCCTTCCTGCGCCTCGGCAAGCTGCTTCTTCAGTGCGAAGATCTCCCACGAGGTGACCAGCGGCGGCAGGTGGCGCAATTCGCCCAGCGTCGCCTCCAACGCCTGCGGATCCGGATACACCGGCATCTGCAGTGCGGGTTTGCCGCGCCAACTGGCAGGCGCCCAAGACGGCTGGGTGGATTCAGGCGCGGCGGCGGGGACGGACAGATTCATGGAAGGACTCCTTGGCAACCTGCGATGTTCGCAGAGCCTGGCCGCGACGCAAAGCACTACGTGACACGCGCGCGCGGCCGTGGCCGCAATCGAGGCCGGGACATGAACGCCAGGCAAAGCACGCAAGCCAGCCGTGACTTCCGACCTACGCCAGCGCCACTACGAAAGTAGAATGTTATTACATTGCAAATTTGTATCCCTTCCATTCCAGGTTTCGCCTACGCCATGACGCCCCGCCCCCTTTCCGCCGCCATCGCCCTCGTCGTGCTGGCCGCCCCCGGCTTCGCACTCGCCGCCGATGCCGGCCCCCAGCGCACCACCGACCTTGATGCGGTCACCGTCACCGCCAAGCTGGAGGCGGCACGCAACGCGCTGTCGCCGGACATCGGCAGCAGCCAGTACGCGATCACCGCCGAGGACATCGAGCGCTTGCCACTTGGCGCCGCCACCCCGCTCAACCAGGTGCTTCTGCAAGCCCCGGGCGTGGTCCAGGACTCCTACGGCGGCATCCACGTGCGCGGCGACCACGCCAATTTGCAGTACCGCATCAACGGCGTACTGATCCCCGAATCCATTTCCGGTTTCGGCCAGAGCCTGGAGCCGCGGACGATCAAGAGCATCAAGCTGCTCGACGGCGCGCTGCCCGCGCAGTTCGGCGAGCGCACCGCAGCGGTGGTGGACATCACCACCAAGAGCGGCGCGGAACTGGGCAACGGCGGCAGCGTCGGCATCACCGGCGGTTCCTACGGCACGCTCAATCCGAACGCCTCCTGGTGGGGCAGCAGCGGCCGCTGGAGCTGGTTCGTCACCGGCGACTACGAGCAAAACAAGCTCGGCCTGGAGAATCCGGTCAACAGCCGCAATCCCGATCACGACAAGACCCACCAGGGCAAAGGCTTCGCCGACCTCAGCTACCTGATCGACGAGAACACCCGGCTCAGCCTGCTGGTCGGCTATGCCAACAACCGCTTCCAGATCCCGAACAATCCCGGGCAAACGCCGGCGTTCGATTACCTGGGCGCGACCGACTTCGACTCGTCCAAGCTCGACGAAAACCAGCGCGAGAACACCCGCTTCGGCACCCTGGTGCTGCAGGGTTCGCTCGGCGCCACCAGCTACCAACTGTCGGCCGGGCAGCGCTACAGCAGCGTCGCGTTCTCGCCCGACGTCGCCGGCGACCTGATCTTCGACGGCGTCGCCTCGCAGGTGAACCGCAGCAACCGTGCCAACACCGTACAGGCCGACTTCTCCACCCCACTCGGCGACGCGCACACCTTGCGCTATGGCGTGTACGGCAATTTCGAGCATGCCGTCGCCAGCAACAACTCCTACGTGTTCCCGGCCGATGCCGACGGCAACCAGACCAGCAACGCGCCGATCTTCATCCCCGACGCCAGCCGCTTCCACGCCAGCACCTACGCGCTGTACCTGCAGGACGAATGGAAGATCGGCGACGACTGGACCGTGAATTACGGCGTGCGCGGCGACCGCTACAAGGCGTTCGGCACCACCGAAGGCCAGCTCAGCCCTCGCCTGGGCATGGTCTGGCGCGCAAGCGCCGACACCACCGTGCATGCCGGCTATGCGCGCTACTTCACCCCGCCGGCCAGCGAACTGATCTCCACCAGCGACATCGCCCTGTACGACGGCACCACCAACCAGCAGTCCACCGCCGGCGGCGCGACCACGCCGCTGAGCGAGCGCAGCGACTACTACGACATGGGCATCTCGCAGGTGGTCAACGAGCACCTGACCCTGGGCCTGGACACGTACTACCGCAAGGCAGACCGCCTGCAGGACGAAGGCCAGTTCGGCGCCGCCTACGTCTATTCCACGTTCAATTACCGCTACGGCCGCATCCGCGGCGCCGAGTTCAGCGCCGACTACAACAACGGCCCGGTCACCGCCTACTTCAACGTCGCCTACAGCAAGGCGATGGGCAAGCGGGTCATGACCAGCCTATACAACTTCGATCCGGACGCGTTGGCCTACGCCTACGACAACTGGATCCACCTGGACCACGACCAGAAGTTCACTTCGTCCGGCGGCATCAGCTACGCGATCGACGACGCCAGCCGGATCGGCGCCAACTACCTGTTCGGCAGCGGCCTGCGCACCGACACCGACACGGTGCCCAACGGTGCCGAGCTGCCGTCGTACTTCCAGTTGAACCTCAGCGCCGGCCATGACTTCGCGCTCGGCACGCATCCGCTGCACGCACAAGTGGCGGTGCTCAACGTGCTCGATCGCGCCTACCAGCTGCGCGACGGCGGCGGCATCGGCGTATTCGCCCCGCAATGGGCGCCGCGCCGCGGCGTCTACCTGAGCCTGCAGCAGGATTTCTGAGGCCGCTGCGCCAGGCCGCGCCCGCGACGGGCCGGCCTGGATGCCGTGAGAAGAGCGATGCTGCACGGGGGGCTTGCAGCCGCGAGTCGCTCAAGTGCCGAAACCGGGCGCGCCCGGTTGGCCAAACCGAACTTCGCTGGATGCCCCCCCCATGTATTCGCCGCCCACGAGATGTTGTGGGAGTCGACTTCAGTCGCGACAGGCCTTACCGGTAGTGCCTTGTCGCGACTGAAGTCGCTCGCACAGAATTCTCAGTGCAACGAACGTCGCCGGGCCTTGAACCCGGCATACAGCGCGAACAGCGCCAGCGCCACGAAGCAGATCAAGCAC of Xanthomonas translucens pv. cerealis contains these proteins:
- a CDS encoding TonB-dependent receptor, encoding MTPRPLSAAIALVVLAAPGFALAADAGPQRTTDLDAVTVTAKLEAARNALSPDIGSSQYAITAEDIERLPLGAATPLNQVLLQAPGVVQDSYGGIHVRGDHANLQYRINGVLIPESISGFGQSLEPRTIKSIKLLDGALPAQFGERTAAVVDITTKSGAELGNGGSVGITGGSYGTLNPNASWWGSSGRWSWFVTGDYEQNKLGLENPVNSRNPDHDKTHQGKGFADLSYLIDENTRLSLLVGYANNRFQIPNNPGQTPAFDYLGATDFDSSKLDENQRENTRFGTLVLQGSLGATSYQLSAGQRYSSVAFSPDVAGDLIFDGVASQVNRSNRANTVQADFSTPLGDAHTLRYGVYGNFEHAVASNNSYVFPADADGNQTSNAPIFIPDASRFHASTYALYLQDEWKIGDDWTVNYGVRGDRYKAFGTTEGQLSPRLGMVWRASADTTVHAGYARYFTPPASELISTSDIALYDGTTNQQSTAGGATTPLSERSDYYDMGISQVVNEHLTLGLDTYYRKADRLQDEGQFGAAYVYSTFNYRYGRIRGAEFSADYNNGPVTAYFNVAYSKAMGKRVMTSLYNFDPDALAYAYDNWIHLDHDQKFTSSGGISYAIDDASRIGANYLFGSGLRTDTDTVPNGAELPSYFQLNLSAGHDFALGTHPLHAQVAVLNVLDRAYQLRDGGGIGVFAPQWAPRRGVYLSLQQDF
- a CDS encoding class II 3-deoxy-7-phosphoheptulonate synthase; the encoded protein is MNLSVPAAAPESTQPSWAPASWRGKPALQMPVYPDPQALEATLGELRHLPPLVTSWEIFALKKQLAEAQEGKRFLLQGGDCAENFSDCESATISNRLKVLLQMSLVLVHGLRLPVVRVGRYAGQYAKPRSADTETRDGVTLPSYRGDVVNGPEFTAQARVPDPRRMITAHSRSAMTMNFVRALIDGGFADLHHPEYWNLSWVGYSPLAEDYQKMVSSIGDAVRFMETLSGAQLYNLNRVDFYTSHEALLLPYEEALTRQVPRQWGWFNLSTHYPWIGMRTAALDGAHVEYFRGIRNPIAIKVGPSAQPDQLLRLIDVLNPEDEPGRLTFIHRMGAAQIAQKLPPLLDAVKRDGRRVLWVCDAMHGNTESTSNGYKTRRYDNVLGEVEQSFDIHAAAGTRLGGVHLELTGEDVTECTGGARELTERDLERAYRSSVDPRLNYEQSLEIALAIVRKQNGRSVPLTTD